The following coding sequences lie in one Spirosoma sp. KUDC1026 genomic window:
- a CDS encoding Gfo/Idh/MocA family protein, which translates to MQKINVAVVGTGFIGPAHIEALRRLPNTNVLALCEVTPELARQKADQLGIERSATFDEMLKMDDIQVVHICTPNFLHYSQSKAALLAGKHVVCEKPLATNLDEAAELVELAKETGLVNAVHFNLRYYPLARQMKAMRENGDLGDVYSIIGSYLQDWLFYETDYNWRLEPDKSGDSRAIADIGSHLMDITEYITGLKTVAVMADFNTIHKTRKKPLKPVETYSGKMLQPDDYADVPINTEDHANVLLRFDNGNRGVITVSQVSAGRKNQLKLEIAGSKKTFAWNSEAPNEMWIGNRDGYNESLMRDPALVYPDARSLITFPGGHNEGFPDTSKQLFKEVYAAVAEGKQPEKPTFPTFADGYRELLICEKILESNRKQAWVTIE; encoded by the coding sequence ATGCAAAAAATTAACGTTGCCGTTGTTGGCACCGGATTCATCGGACCCGCTCATATTGAAGCACTGCGTCGTCTTCCGAACACGAATGTTCTCGCTCTCTGCGAGGTAACCCCTGAACTGGCTCGCCAGAAAGCTGATCAGCTTGGCATCGAACGGTCGGCTACGTTCGATGAGATGCTCAAAATGGACGACATTCAGGTTGTTCATATCTGCACACCCAACTTCCTGCACTACTCACAGTCGAAAGCGGCTCTGCTGGCTGGTAAGCACGTTGTCTGCGAAAAACCGCTGGCAACCAACCTGGACGAAGCCGCCGAACTGGTTGAGCTGGCGAAAGAAACCGGTCTGGTGAACGCCGTTCACTTTAACCTACGCTATTACCCACTGGCTCGCCAGATGAAAGCGATGCGGGAAAATGGTGATCTGGGCGATGTCTATTCGATCATCGGCTCGTACCTGCAGGACTGGCTGTTCTACGAAACCGACTACAACTGGCGTCTGGAACCAGACAAGTCGGGTGATTCGCGGGCCATTGCCGACATCGGCTCCCACCTGATGGACATTACGGAATACATCACGGGCCTGAAAACCGTTGCTGTGATGGCCGATTTCAATACGATCCACAAAACCCGGAAGAAGCCGCTCAAACCCGTTGAAACGTACTCGGGCAAGATGCTCCAGCCGGACGATTACGCGGACGTCCCCATCAACACGGAGGATCACGCCAACGTACTGCTTCGTTTCGACAATGGTAACCGGGGTGTTATTACGGTATCGCAGGTATCGGCCGGACGTAAGAATCAGTTGAAACTGGAGATTGCCGGTTCGAAGAAAACCTTCGCCTGGAATTCGGAAGCCCCTAACGAAATGTGGATCGGTAACCGCGATGGCTATAATGAAAGCCTGATGCGTGACCCTGCCTTGGTGTATCCGGATGCTCGTTCGCTCATTACGTTCCCCGGTGGCCACAACGAAGGCTTCCCCGATACGTCGAAGCAACTCTTCAAAGAGGTGTACGCTGCCGTTGCCGAAGGCAAACAGCCCGAAAAACCAACGTTTCCAACTTTCGCCGACGGCTACCGCGAACTTCTGATCTGCGAAAAGATTCTGGAATCAAACCGGAAGCAGGCGTGGGTTACCATTGAGTGA
- a CDS encoding Gfo/Idh/MocA family protein, with translation MNQSDHSTSDAQPEKLGSAGTTRRQFLQSGALAAAGFLIVPRHVLGGKGFIAPSDKLNIAGVGFGGKGFSDTNNSFNNGANNIVALCDVDWGLNRVKENFTKHPNAKRYKDFREMLDKEGKTIDAVTVSTADHTHAVVAMAAMQRGKHVYVQKPLTHNIHEARMLTEAARKYKVVTQMGNQGSSNPQQKQMVDWFDKGLLGTVNTVHLWTNRPVWPQGIPVPQPAGETPVDLDWDLWLGPAQKVGYTPAYHPFKWRGWWNFGAGALGDIGCHVMDVPFRVLGLGYPTEVETSVGAVFLKDWTPEYIPEGCPPSSRVELKFPATAKNKSAVTMTWSDGGIRPFRPDMLPEGEPFPEGGENGVFIIGDKGMIACGMYGDDPIFYSKSGQKIVGDPKPKSGPNGVALPENGHQVYWTEACKAGFNSKEHKALTSSFDFAGPLTESVLMGNLAIRSYMLRSPKADGKGFTYPGRKRMTWDGKNMKITNFDEANQFVSRKYRDGWSLNA, from the coding sequence ATGAACCAGTCTGATCACTCAACGTCCGACGCTCAGCCAGAAAAACTGGGGAGTGCCGGCACCACCCGCCGTCAGTTTCTCCAGTCCGGAGCGCTGGCAGCCGCGGGCTTTCTTATTGTCCCCCGCCACGTACTGGGTGGTAAAGGATTTATCGCGCCAAGTGATAAGCTGAACATTGCTGGCGTTGGCTTCGGCGGTAAAGGATTTAGCGACACGAATAATTCGTTCAACAACGGCGCGAACAACATTGTGGCACTTTGCGATGTTGACTGGGGTCTGAACCGGGTAAAAGAAAACTTCACCAAGCATCCCAACGCAAAGCGGTACAAAGATTTCCGCGAGATGCTGGATAAAGAAGGTAAAACAATCGATGCCGTTACGGTATCGACAGCCGACCATACTCACGCGGTCGTAGCCATGGCCGCTATGCAACGCGGTAAGCACGTTTACGTGCAGAAACCACTGACCCATAACATCCACGAAGCCCGGATGCTGACCGAAGCAGCCCGCAAGTATAAAGTGGTGACGCAGATGGGGAACCAGGGTTCGTCGAACCCACAGCAGAAGCAGATGGTCGACTGGTTCGATAAGGGTCTGCTCGGTACGGTTAACACGGTTCATCTATGGACTAACCGGCCCGTTTGGCCTCAGGGTATTCCGGTTCCACAGCCAGCCGGGGAAACACCCGTTGACCTGGATTGGGATCTGTGGCTCGGACCCGCGCAGAAAGTGGGTTACACGCCCGCTTACCATCCGTTCAAATGGCGCGGCTGGTGGAACTTCGGTGCCGGAGCACTGGGCGACATCGGTTGTCACGTCATGGACGTACCGTTCCGGGTGCTGGGCCTTGGTTATCCAACCGAAGTAGAAACCAGCGTTGGCGCCGTATTCCTGAAAGACTGGACGCCTGAATACATTCCCGAAGGTTGCCCACCATCGTCACGTGTTGAGCTGAAGTTTCCAGCCACGGCGAAAAATAAATCAGCGGTAACGATGACCTGGTCGGATGGTGGTATTCGTCCGTTCCGTCCTGACATGCTGCCAGAAGGTGAACCTTTCCCGGAAGGTGGCGAAAACGGTGTATTCATCATCGGCGACAAAGGCATGATTGCCTGCGGCATGTACGGTGATGATCCAATCTTCTACTCGAAGTCGGGTCAGAAAATCGTTGGTGATCCAAAACCTAAAAGTGGCCCGAACGGTGTCGCGCTTCCCGAAAACGGTCACCAGGTGTACTGGACCGAAGCCTGCAAAGCTGGCTTTAACAGCAAAGAACACAAGGCGCTGACCTCGTCGTTTGATTTCGCGGGTCCGCTGACGGAGTCAGTTCTGATGGGGAACCTGGCTATCCGCAGCTACATGCTGCGTTCGCCGAAAGCCGACGGTAAAGGCTTTACGTATCCAGGCCGGAAACGCATGACCTGGGATGGTAAGAACATGAAGATCACCAACTTCGACGAGGCAAACCAGTTCGTTTCCCGCAAGTACCGCGACGGCTGGTCGTTGAACGCCTAA
- a CDS encoding MFS transporter, translated as MNTANPTQPRPFFRLGRSSWNRFVQNFTTFFLNPRALAIGLVFASDNILFGSWGAHIPYVKEKLHLSDAALGLILFAQPVGLLIMNPLTGWIIAKLGEARACFWSAIVLVLAISIPVNAPNTIVLAFGLFLLGLAAALINVAMNTAATNLERAEGIVIMSSCHGMWSLGGLLGAGVAGAVIALHVPPAIHIIAVSILILILTIAVQPILTKIPSSSRTESGEKAGSSFIKPNLDLMLMILIGLALAMGEGAAFDWSAVYLHETLGASKQIAALGFASFSLMMTSFRFLGDAIIPKIGARRWLQIGGILGAVGLSIAIFLPYPPTALLGFALLGIGCSLGAPILYGASMRVPGIPPAAGLATFATFSFIGFLAGPPAIGFVAEGFGLYYGLGMVAVMLLISAGLSRSVKQF; from the coding sequence ATGAATACCGCAAATCCTACGCAGCCACGTCCTTTCTTTCGGCTCGGTCGATCGAGCTGGAATCGCTTTGTCCAGAACTTTACTACTTTCTTTCTGAATCCCCGGGCGCTGGCTATCGGTTTAGTCTTTGCCTCCGATAATATTCTGTTTGGGAGCTGGGGAGCTCATATTCCCTACGTCAAAGAGAAACTACATCTGTCTGACGCAGCGCTGGGACTTATTTTGTTCGCCCAACCAGTTGGTCTGTTGATTATGAATCCCTTAACGGGCTGGATTATCGCCAAACTGGGTGAAGCGCGGGCCTGTTTCTGGTCGGCCATTGTACTGGTACTGGCCATCAGTATTCCGGTCAATGCGCCGAATACGATCGTCCTGGCTTTTGGGCTGTTTCTGCTGGGCTTGGCCGCTGCACTCATCAACGTAGCTATGAATACGGCGGCTACCAATCTGGAACGCGCCGAGGGGATTGTGATCATGTCGTCCTGCCACGGCATGTGGAGTCTGGGTGGGCTGCTAGGTGCTGGCGTAGCGGGGGCTGTTATTGCCCTGCATGTTCCACCTGCGATTCACATCATAGCCGTATCAATCCTCATTTTGATTTTGACGATCGCGGTACAGCCTATCCTGACGAAGATTCCGTCCAGCAGCCGAACTGAGTCGGGAGAGAAAGCTGGCTCATCATTCATCAAACCGAATCTGGATCTGATGCTGATGATCCTGATTGGTCTGGCGTTGGCGATGGGCGAAGGAGCTGCTTTTGACTGGAGCGCCGTATATCTGCACGAAACGCTGGGAGCCAGCAAGCAGATTGCTGCGCTGGGGTTTGCCAGCTTCTCGCTGATGATGACCTCCTTCCGGTTTCTGGGCGATGCTATTATCCCCAAGATTGGCGCTCGTCGCTGGCTCCAGATTGGCGGTATCCTCGGCGCCGTTGGTTTATCTATTGCCATTTTCCTGCCCTATCCGCCTACTGCGCTGCTTGGCTTTGCCTTGCTGGGCATTGGCTGCTCACTGGGTGCTCCCATTCTCTACGGGGCATCGATGCGGGTGCCGGGTATTCCGCCTGCCGCCGGACTCGCTACGTTCGCTACGTTCAGCTTCATTGGCTTTCTGGCGGGGCCACCTGCTATTGGCTTCGTTGCCGAAGGCTTTGGTTTGTATTACGGTCTGGGTATGGTAGCGGTTATGCTGCTTATTTCGGCCGGTCTCTCCCGATCAGTCAAGCAGTTTTAG
- a CDS encoding Gfo/Idh/MocA family protein — translation MGMVGGGLDAFIGAVHRRAATMDHEIELVCGAFSANPEKSKATGHSLYLPPDRVYDTFEEMIRREKELPEGERMDFVSIVTPNHLHFPPAKLALENGFHVVCDKPMTINLEEAKALAKIVEETGLLFCLTHNYTGYPMVKEARAMIKAGKLGEIRKVIVEYPQGWLATMTDTSGNKQADWRTDPSRSGAAGCMGDIGTHAENLAEYITGLKITEMCADLTTYVPGRQLDDDGNVLLHFENGAKGVLHASQIANGEENDFNIRIYGELGGLQWFQMEPNTLIYKTNEAGARRIRTGVGELSPESKAATRIPAGHPEGFLEAFANIYHNFALTLRARMNGEQVDPIYLDFPGIEEGIRGLAFIETCIASNDSTEKWTKFKE, via the coding sequence ATGGGTATGGTCGGAGGGGGGCTCGATGCCTTCATCGGAGCCGTTCATCGTCGGGCTGCCACCATGGACCACGAAATTGAACTGGTCTGCGGAGCGTTCAGTGCCAATCCTGAGAAGTCAAAAGCTACCGGTCATTCCCTGTACCTGCCACCCGATCGTGTTTATGATACGTTCGAGGAGATGATACGTCGTGAAAAGGAACTGCCCGAGGGCGAACGCATGGATTTTGTGTCGATCGTTACGCCAAACCATCTTCATTTTCCACCGGCCAAGCTCGCTCTCGAAAACGGTTTCCACGTTGTGTGCGACAAGCCCATGACGATTAATCTGGAAGAGGCAAAAGCGCTGGCTAAAATTGTTGAGGAAACAGGTCTGCTTTTCTGCCTGACGCATAACTATACGGGCTATCCGATGGTGAAGGAGGCCCGCGCCATGATTAAGGCGGGTAAGCTGGGCGAGATTCGTAAAGTGATTGTTGAATACCCACAGGGCTGGCTGGCTACCATGACTGATACGTCGGGGAATAAGCAGGCCGACTGGCGGACTGACCCGTCCCGCTCGGGAGCGGCCGGTTGCATGGGTGACATTGGTACCCATGCCGAGAATTTGGCTGAATACATTACGGGTCTGAAAATCACAGAAATGTGCGCTGACCTGACGACATACGTACCAGGTCGCCAACTCGACGACGATGGTAACGTCCTGCTTCATTTCGAGAATGGTGCTAAAGGGGTACTGCACGCCAGCCAGATTGCCAACGGTGAAGAGAATGACTTTAACATCCGAATTTATGGGGAGTTAGGCGGGCTGCAATGGTTCCAAATGGAGCCTAACACGCTGATATACAAAACCAACGAAGCGGGCGCACGTCGTATCCGGACGGGTGTTGGTGAGTTGTCGCCCGAGTCCAAGGCCGCTACCCGGATTCCGGCGGGTCACCCCGAGGGCTTCCTGGAAGCGTTTGCCAATATCTACCACAACTTCGCTCTGACGCTACGTGCCCGGATGAACGGCGAACAAGTCGATCCGATTTACCTGGATTTTCCTGGTATTGAGGAGGGAATCCGCGGTCTCGCCTTTATAGAAACGTGTATTGCTTCCAACGACTCGACGGAGAAGTGGACGAAGTTTAAAGAGTGA
- a CDS encoding sugar phosphate isomerase/epimerase family protein, whose product MKTMKGPGIFLAQFLSDQAPFNTLESIAKYMADLGYKGIQIPTSDPKIFDLKQAAESQTYCDELKGKLSDIGVEVTELSTHLQGQLVAVHPAYGTMFDAFAPSELAGKPKEQQAWAVDQMIMAAKASKNLGLKAHVTFSGALLWPFMYPWPQRPAGLVETGFTELANRWTPILNAFDEAGVNVGYELHPGEDLHDGVTFEMFLDKVGNHPRAGINYDPSHFLLQQLDYLQFIDFYHDRIFAFHVKDAEFNPTGKQGVYGGFQGWVERAGRFRSLGDGQVDFSGIFSKLAQYDYDSWAVLEWECALKHPEQGAAEGAPFIDSHIIRVTERAFDDFAATGADEGFNRKVLGL is encoded by the coding sequence ATGAAAACAATGAAAGGTCCGGGCATATTTTTGGCCCAATTTCTGAGTGATCAGGCTCCGTTCAATACGCTGGAGTCGATCGCAAAATACATGGCCGACCTCGGCTACAAAGGAATCCAGATACCAACGAGTGATCCGAAGATTTTTGATCTCAAACAGGCCGCCGAAAGTCAGACGTACTGCGACGAGCTAAAAGGTAAGCTGTCGGATATCGGTGTTGAGGTGACCGAACTGTCGACCCACTTGCAGGGGCAGTTGGTGGCTGTGCATCCGGCGTATGGCACGATGTTCGATGCCTTTGCGCCATCTGAACTAGCGGGTAAACCCAAAGAGCAGCAAGCCTGGGCCGTCGATCAAATGATCATGGCGGCAAAAGCATCCAAAAATCTGGGGCTTAAAGCGCACGTTACGTTCTCAGGCGCATTACTGTGGCCGTTTATGTATCCCTGGCCACAACGACCGGCGGGACTGGTAGAAACCGGCTTTACCGAACTGGCAAATCGCTGGACGCCCATCCTGAACGCTTTTGACGAAGCGGGGGTCAACGTAGGGTACGAGCTGCACCCCGGCGAAGACCTGCACGACGGCGTTACGTTCGAGATGTTCCTGGACAAAGTGGGTAATCACCCACGGGCCGGTATCAACTACGATCCGAGCCACTTCCTGCTGCAGCAGCTCGATTATCTGCAATTCATTGATTTCTACCACGATCGGATTTTCGCCTTCCACGTAAAAGATGCCGAGTTTAACCCGACGGGTAAGCAGGGCGTCTACGGTGGTTTCCAGGGCTGGGTTGAGCGCGCCGGACGCTTCCGTTCGCTGGGCGACGGTCAGGTTGATTTCAGCGGGATCTTCTCTAAGCTAGCGCAGTACGACTACGACTCGTGGGCGGTGCTGGAATGGGAATGTGCCCTGAAACACCCTGAGCAGGGCGCGGCTGAAGGGGCTCCGTTCATCGACAGCCACATCATCCGCGTAACCGAACGCGCTTTCGACGACTTCGCGGCCACCGGAGCCGATGAGGGATTCAATAGGAAGGTGCTGGGATTGTAG
- a CDS encoding NAD-dependent epimerase/dehydratase family protein has translation MKILITGGAGFVGSSLAISLKQNYPSYQIFALDNLKRRGSELSLARLKAAGIEFLHGDIRSKEDFDALPAVDTVIEASAEPSVLAGLDGTPDYLINTNLFGTVNSLNYALKHKASFIFLSTSRVYPIKTIETLNFDEADTRFVLTDDQPVPGVSSKGIAENFPLDGARSLYGTTKLASELLIQEYNEFYGLKTVINRCGVITGPWQMGKVDQGVMVLWIAKHYFEQKLAYIGYGGTGKQTRDMLHIADLYRLIDWELHNLDKVNGEVLNAGGGTESSASLQELTKVCQEVTGKTIPITEVTENRAADIRLYITDNTKVTKMTGWKPELGIREIVTDIHEWLNENRAALEPILK, from the coding sequence ATGAAAATCCTCATTACCGGCGGTGCCGGATTTGTTGGCTCGTCGCTGGCCATTTCGCTGAAGCAGAATTACCCATCTTATCAAATTTTTGCGCTTGATAATCTCAAACGACGGGGGTCGGAGTTGAGTCTTGCCCGGCTCAAAGCAGCGGGGATCGAGTTCCTGCACGGCGATATCCGAAGCAAGGAAGATTTTGATGCTTTACCCGCTGTCGATACGGTTATCGAAGCTTCGGCTGAGCCGTCAGTATTGGCTGGTCTGGACGGTACGCCCGATTACCTGATCAACACCAATCTGTTCGGGACGGTCAACTCTCTGAACTACGCCCTAAAGCACAAAGCCAGCTTTATCTTCCTATCGACAAGCCGCGTTTACCCGATCAAAACCATCGAAACGCTGAACTTCGATGAGGCCGATACGCGGTTCGTCCTGACCGATGATCAACCCGTTCCGGGGGTTTCGTCAAAAGGTATTGCCGAGAATTTCCCGCTCGACGGAGCCCGGTCGCTGTATGGTACCACCAAACTGGCGTCAGAACTGCTGATTCAGGAGTACAATGAGTTCTACGGTTTGAAAACGGTCATAAACCGTTGTGGTGTTATTACCGGGCCCTGGCAGATGGGTAAAGTCGATCAGGGCGTCATGGTACTCTGGATTGCCAAGCACTATTTCGAGCAGAAGCTGGCCTACATCGGCTACGGTGGTACGGGAAAACAAACCCGCGACATGTTGCACATCGCCGATCTATACCGTCTGATCGACTGGGAATTGCACAACCTGGATAAGGTGAACGGCGAGGTTCTGAACGCGGGTGGCGGCACAGAAAGTAGTGCGTCGCTTCAGGAGCTGACCAAAGTTTGCCAGGAAGTAACGGGCAAGACAATCCCCATTACCGAGGTCACCGAAAACCGGGCGGCTGACATTCGGCTGTACATCACCGATAATACCAAAGTCACGAAAATGACCGGCTGGAAACCCGAACTGGGCATCCGCGAAATCGTAACTGATATTCACGAGTGGCTAAACGAGAACCGGGCCGCTCTGGAACCGATACTGAAGTAA
- a CDS encoding four helix bundle protein: MEALADYSQHTKTQFLDDIERRLTGFMVRCVKVCRTLPDTYEGRHFGHQLLRSSSSAAANFRAVRRGRSQKEYYAKLSITLEELDESLFWLETIITLELISENRLSDLLDEGSQLVKILSKSRKTVSD, encoded by the coding sequence ATGGAAGCGCTTGCAGATTATAGCCAGCATACCAAGACCCAGTTTCTAGATGACATTGAACGGCGATTGACAGGCTTTATGGTCCGTTGTGTAAAGGTCTGTCGTACGCTTCCCGATACATATGAAGGACGACATTTTGGGCATCAACTCTTACGCTCGTCTTCTTCGGCAGCAGCCAACTTCCGAGCAGTTCGTCGGGGGCGTAGTCAAAAGGAATACTATGCCAAGCTAAGTATCACGCTGGAAGAACTGGACGAATCATTATTTTGGTTGGAAACGATTATTACTCTTGAACTCATCTCTGAAAACCGTCTATCGGACCTGCTTGACGAAGGCAGTCAACTGGTGAAAATTTTATCTAAATCCCGTAAAACAGTGAGCGACTGA
- a CDS encoding four helix bundle protein, which translates to MEQVRLDKGEFADSIEQRLKTFMLRCVQVFRALPQSYESQHFGKQLVRSSSSSAANYRAVRRARSQNEFFAKISIVVEELDESLFWLEMLIFTEILSESRLSVLMDEGYQLLKILSKSRSSTGHN; encoded by the coding sequence ATGGAACAAGTTAGGCTGGACAAAGGTGAATTTGCGGATAGTATTGAACAACGCTTAAAAACATTTATGCTTCGTTGTGTACAAGTTTTTCGGGCACTTCCTCAATCGTATGAATCACAACACTTCGGTAAACAATTGGTTCGTTCATCGTCTTCATCGGCAGCCAACTACAGGGCAGTTCGGCGAGCGCGTAGTCAAAATGAATTTTTTGCCAAAATAAGTATAGTTGTCGAAGAATTAGACGAGTCGCTTTTTTGGCTTGAGATGCTAATATTCACGGAAATATTATCAGAAAGTCGACTGAGTGTATTGATGGATGAAGGTTATCAGTTGTTGAAAATATTATCAAAGTCCAGAAGTAGTACTGGTCATAACTGA
- a CDS encoding YDG/SRA domain-containing protein, with protein sequence MPTRIFGDIPGIPEGSEFDNRIMLSQYGVHRPRQAGISGSQTEGADSIVLSGGYEDDEDLGDEIIYTGHGGRSIETGLQVADQQLARQNLALAINCQRGLPVRVIRGYHHRSPHSPIEGYRYDGLYRVDSYWRERGRSGFFVWRFRLVKLVTVNATNQVNEEQSAYGMTKRVETTVQRIVRNTELAILVKEIYDYQCQVCRTQVMTSAGLYAEAAHIQPLGRPHNGPDTLTNLLCLCPNHHVMFDFGGFGIADDLNLIGLDGQLFQRSNHKVSAQYLQYHREHFLLSN encoded by the coding sequence ATGCCCACCCGCATCTTCGGTGATATTCCCGGCATACCGGAAGGGAGTGAGTTCGATAATCGGATTATGCTTTCTCAATACGGTGTACATCGGCCTCGTCAGGCTGGTATTAGCGGGTCGCAGACGGAAGGCGCTGACTCAATAGTGCTGTCGGGTGGATACGAAGATGATGAAGACCTGGGCGACGAGATTATTTATACTGGCCACGGTGGACGTAGTATAGAAACGGGGCTACAGGTGGCCGATCAGCAACTGGCGCGGCAGAATTTGGCATTGGCAATTAACTGCCAGCGAGGACTACCGGTGCGCGTTATTCGGGGTTACCATCATCGCTCACCTCATTCACCAATTGAAGGTTATCGGTACGACGGACTATACCGAGTCGATTCATACTGGCGGGAGCGGGGCCGATCCGGCTTTTTTGTATGGCGCTTTCGGTTAGTGAAGTTGGTAACAGTTAACGCAACCAATCAGGTCAATGAAGAGCAATCCGCTTACGGCATGACAAAGCGAGTTGAAACCACTGTTCAACGAATCGTTCGAAATACTGAGCTGGCTATTCTGGTCAAAGAAATTTATGATTACCAATGCCAGGTATGCCGTACGCAGGTTATGACAAGCGCAGGTTTATACGCTGAAGCCGCGCATATCCAGCCGCTTGGCCGTCCACACAACGGCCCCGACACACTGACGAACTTATTATGTCTATGTCCTAACCACCATGTTATGTTTGATTTTGGCGGCTTCGGCATTGCTGATGATCTTAACTTAATTGGGCTCGACGGGCAGCTGTTTCAACGATCCAACCATAAGGTATCAGCTCAGTATCTTCAGTATCACCGCGAGCACTTTCTTCTGAGCAATTAA
- a CDS encoding AraC family transcriptional regulator: MKLQFEKLEPETGSSFRFAHHTEPNACWVHWHYHPEYEIVYIPGGTGPRQVGTHRSRYEAGELIFIGPNVPHLDFSHGCVEGYEEIVVQLRDDFLGETFLQRPELSAVRRLFEQAHRGLTFGTQTRQQVAPLLVDMIEQSPFDRLLTLLRVLQVLACAADGEWLHTDGIQFAINPKEQERINRVCHYVEQHFESPVDVRVVADLVNLSVPAFCRYFKRMTRLTFTDFVNEYRVNQARHLLQSARPISDIGFAVGFNNLSHFNKTFREVTGQTPSAYRKALI, translated from the coding sequence ATGAAACTTCAATTCGAAAAACTTGAACCCGAAACGGGCAGTTCTTTCCGGTTCGCTCACCATACCGAACCGAATGCCTGCTGGGTGCACTGGCATTATCATCCGGAGTACGAAATTGTGTACATTCCCGGTGGAACGGGGCCTCGTCAGGTGGGAACGCACCGATCCCGGTACGAAGCCGGAGAGTTGATATTTATTGGCCCTAACGTACCGCATCTTGATTTTAGTCACGGTTGTGTAGAGGGTTACGAAGAAATCGTCGTTCAGCTTCGTGATGACTTTCTGGGGGAAACGTTTTTGCAACGGCCCGAGCTGAGTGCTGTCCGGCGACTTTTCGAACAGGCGCACCGAGGATTAACATTTGGTACGCAAACGCGGCAACAGGTAGCCCCCCTGCTGGTCGATATGATCGAGCAAAGTCCCTTCGACCGGCTGCTGACGTTGTTACGTGTTTTGCAGGTGCTTGCCTGTGCGGCAGACGGTGAATGGCTTCACACGGATGGAATTCAGTTTGCCATCAACCCTAAAGAGCAGGAGCGTATCAACCGGGTATGCCACTACGTTGAACAGCATTTCGAGAGTCCAGTTGACGTGCGCGTAGTGGCCGACCTGGTTAATCTAAGTGTACCGGCGTTCTGTCGTTATTTCAAGCGGATGACGCGCCTGACCTTCACGGATTTTGTCAATGAATACCGGGTGAATCAGGCCCGCCATTTACTGCAATCCGCCCGGCCCATATCTGATATCGGATTTGCGGTTGGGTTCAATAACTTGTCGCACTTTAACAAGACGTTCCGGGAGGTAACCGGACAGACGCCAAGTGCGTATCGGAAGGCGCTGATCTGA
- the msrA gene encoding peptide-methionine (S)-S-oxide reductase MsrA encodes MKRIHMYVLSLLLLVGCVQGQSQDTAPAKLPALKPGEAVATFAGGCFWAMEEGMNQLKGVREVVSGYAGGITKDPTYEEVGTDRTGHAESVQIYYDPKVISYPQLLDAFFAGHDPTTLNRQGPDVGRDYRSVAFYRTPAEKAAIQDAIKRTNESKHYKKPVVTEVTPISVFYPAENYHQNYFALHPDQPYIQHVSLPKVEKLRKAMAGHLKNNNALTMN; translated from the coding sequence ATGAAACGAATCCATATGTATGTGCTTAGCCTACTTTTATTGGTCGGTTGTGTACAAGGTCAATCGCAGGATACGGCGCCCGCTAAACTGCCAGCACTAAAACCCGGTGAGGCCGTAGCCACGTTTGCGGGCGGTTGCTTCTGGGCGATGGAAGAAGGCATGAACCAGTTGAAAGGAGTTCGTGAAGTCGTTTCAGGCTATGCGGGCGGTATCACTAAAGACCCAACTTACGAAGAAGTTGGTACGGACCGCACTGGTCACGCCGAATCGGTTCAGATCTATTACGATCCTAAAGTGATCAGCTATCCCCAGCTACTGGACGCTTTCTTTGCTGGCCACGATCCAACGACGCTGAACCGCCAGGGTCCGGACGTAGGTCGTGATTATCGCTCGGTGGCCTTCTACCGCACTCCTGCCGAGAAAGCAGCCATTCAGGATGCGATCAAACGTACGAACGAGTCGAAGCACTACAAAAAGCCGGTCGTTACGGAAGTCACTCCGATTTCGGTCTTTTACCCCGCCGAAAATTATCATCAGAACTATTTCGCGCTTCACCCCGATCAGCCCTACATTCAGCACGTTTCGTTGCCAAAAGTAGAAAAGCTACGTAAAGCCATGGCGGGGCATTTAAAAAATAATAACGCATTGACCATGAATTAA